TGAACCGGCCCATTGAAGTTTACCTTTTTGAACCAGGGCAACAAAGGACGCAGCAATTCTTTCGCCAAGCCATATTTGTCGTCCGGGTCTTTTTCGACGATTCCTCCCAATGGTGCTCCGGCGACGATGCCCATGTTTCCGTTGAATGCGCGTTTGTACTCCTGATTTGTCACCAGCGAATAAATTTCCCCATTGCTCACGACAGCGATGTGTCCTGCTTCGCGTCTTCCCATGTACTTTTGCAAAAAGACGCCTTCGGCGTAATTAATGCGCTCTAGCCAGCTTCGCGTATCGGATTCCGTTTCGCAAATAATGGTGTGAATCGGACTTGTGGGGGAACAAAGAGTGTTTTTGATGACGTAGGCGCCGGGGTGTTCATCGAGAATATTCAGTGCCGCTAACCGATTACTCGCCTTAAAGGCTTTGGGAAAAGGAATTTTGTATTTTTCGCAAAGCGCTCTGGCAAAATCTCTTTCCCGCTCAATTCTCATTCCTTCCAAATTCGGAGAGAAAATAGGAATTTCTAATTCTAAAAATTCTCGCGCCCACTCTGCCAAAATCCAATCGATGGACATGGGAATTACAAAATCAATTTTCTTCTCTACCAATAATTTGCAAGGATTCGGATAAACTTCATTGTGAAAGGTCGCCCCTTCCAGTGATGGGCTGTAATGAGCATAATCTCGCGTAAGATAAGTACACACGTCGGCGCCATCTTTTTTCAAAACATGAAGCACTCCATGAGTGAATGCGCCGACGCCCCAGAGCATTACTTTTGGCTTTCCCGAAGAATTTTGTGGCATTTTTTTCTCCCAGACAATTTTAATGATTATGAGGAAAGCAATAAGTTAATAAAAATTTAATCTATGTCAAGCATTTTTTTCAAAATATTAGCGAAAAAATATGTTGATTTTTAAGTCACAACCTTGTATATTAAGTCCCTAATTTCAAACAATAAAAATGAAATTACGCGGGGTTAAAAATGGCCGATTCCATCTATCGCGAGGATGAATATAAAAGATTTTATGAAAACTTGCAACCTCTTCTAAAAGGCCCGACTGTCCAACGTTTGCATTTGAAGAAGCTGCGCAAACCGGCAATTAAAACGGCGACCAAAACCAAATTCGGCTCTTACGGGTGGCGATCGGCGGTATCCAGCCGCATCGCGCCGCGGACAGTGTACCTCGGTGGCCCTAAAGTAAGATTGCCAAAAACCACCCCACTTCATCGTCAAATTATCGAAAATGCCCCGGAAGAGTTGCACAAAGTACTCCATTTAATGCGCACGCTTCCGTTCATTCATCTGCGTCGCCAAATGGGGGATAACAACGAGTTTAATCCCATTTGCAATTTGTACATATCCGTTGCCGACGCGAAAAATTACCGCATTGCCTACATGTGGGGCAATACCATGCGCAAAGCTGTCAAAAAAACCGGGCCGGAATTTACCATGATTCACATCCCGGAAGAACATCATATTCGCCAGCAAGTATTGGCGATGCCGGAGTACAACTTGAACATTGCGCTGGGAACTGACTACATGGGGGAAGACAAAAAGGGATTTTTGCGCCAGGCGATGTGGTACGCCGACGAACATGACATGCTGGGACTACATGCCGGTACAAAACTGGTTTACGTGCGCGATCCCAAAGACAATAAGATAAAACGCTATGGCGTATTTTTATTTGGGCTGAGCGCGACGGGCAAGTCCACCTGGTCTTGCCACCAATTAGGTCTGGATCACAAACGCGGCGAAAGAACCGAAGCCGTGCAGGACGATATCGTTTTTTTGCGTCGTGACGGATCGGCTTACGGCAGCGAAAGCGGCTTTTTCGTCAAAACCGATGCGGAAAAACATTTGCAGGAAGCGATGTATTATGCTCTGATTGACAAAACCGCTCTTTATGAAAATGTGATGATCGATGCCAATGGCAATCCCGATTTTTTAGATGAAAATCTTTGCGCCAACGGCAGAGCCGTCATCCAGAAAGACAAATTGCGCATTGCCCGCGGCAGACGGTTGATCTCCATTGCCTCCAAAACGATAAAT
The genomic region above belongs to Calditrichota bacterium and contains:
- a CDS encoding phosphoribosylamine--glycine ligase, with protein sequence MPQNSSGKPKVMLWGVGAFTHGVLHVLKKDGADVCTYLTRDYAHYSPSLEGATFHNEVYPNPCKLLVEKKIDFVIPMSIDWILAEWAREFLELEIPIFSPNLEGMRIERERDFARALCEKYKIPFPKAFKASNRLAALNILDEHPGAYVIKNTLCSPTSPIHTIICETESDTRSWLERINYAEGVFLQKYMGRREAGHIAVVSNGEIYSLVTNQEYKRAFNGNMGIVAGAPLGGIVEKDPDDKYGLAKELLRPLLPWFKKVNFNGPVQVTAIKRNGKWHVLEYNVRIGVTSGPMILQMLENPLEVLRNVVRNKPLQIKFKKEINFGCSLTLAGYGYPFTQVSGPLLPVDVLEELDCKVWWNEVTCDKQGQLKMTGHRICDVIGLGENLPEAIETAYRNIKKIRCVGSYYRTDIGESLWPPGEE
- a CDS encoding phosphoenolpyruvate carboxykinase (ATP), whose amino-acid sequence is MADSIYREDEYKRFYENLQPLLKGPTVQRLHLKKLRKPAIKTATKTKFGSYGWRSAVSSRIAPRTVYLGGPKVRLPKTTPLHRQIIENAPEELHKVLHLMRTLPFIHLRRQMGDNNEFNPICNLYISVADAKNYRIAYMWGNTMRKAVKKTGPEFTMIHIPEEHHIRQQVLAMPEYNLNIALGTDYMGEDKKGFLRQAMWYADEHDMLGLHAGTKLVYVRDPKDNKIKRYGVFLFGLSATGKSTWSCHQLGLDHKRGERTEAVQDDIVFLRRDGSAYGSESGFFVKTDAEKHLQEAMYYALIDKTALYENVMIDANGNPDFLDENLCANGRAVIQKDKLRIARGRRLISIASKTINLPPLDELDGIAFAFITRRNTIMPFAQRLTAEQAVLAYLWGESTHSFATQPAKAGESVRIVGTDPFIIGSRAVKVNRFRDIIMNLQEKYPGKVQFFQYNTGGVGEIIEEYEENGARKKRMIRKVSRVPINLMASLQRGDLRGTNVYEKSIFGTEYVSRCDDGDPSIQDPYRYYSQEQIDAYIEDLVEGRKKYTEEIASEGLDPEIIEYAEKSFSISKAGKRSRVFMPDSKKEELEPAESYETPQNWVSKSRPPRPSWGK